The following proteins are co-located in the Pseudomonas sp. ATCC 13867 genome:
- a CDS encoding OprD family porin, with the protein MLHHRISLLALGILASTAALAEDQSTAKGFVEDSHMDLFFRNAYMNRDYKHGRDDKAEWGQAATATFTSGFTQGTVGFGVDAFGMYAVRLDGGRGKSGAAGIDFFKQGDSGEAADDLARAGGAVKARFSNTVIKYGDQMPALPVLSYDNSRLLPESFTGTLITSKEIEGLELNVGRFTSETRKSAEGRDSGGLNRIDVFGGSYKFTDTFSGSLYGYESEDVARKQYMNLNYVIPMADRESLTFDFNGYRTRVNEDFAADNGIDGTKNTIWSLSAAYNIGAHTFMVAHQRNNGDSGYQYGWYQNQGGLGDGGTTIWLANSYWSDFNGEDERSWQGSYSLDFSEYGVPGLSYTVAYVYGDNIKTDETSNGKEREIFNQLKYVVPSGPAKDLSVKLRGSWLRVSNDARSYNDDGNEVRVFVEYPVNIF; encoded by the coding sequence ATGCTGCACCACCGGATCAGCCTGCTCGCACTGGGCATTCTCGCGTCCACCGCCGCTCTGGCCGAGGACCAGTCCACCGCCAAGGGCTTCGTCGAAGACAGCCACATGGACCTGTTCTTCCGCAACGCTTACATGAACCGCGACTACAAGCACGGTCGTGACGACAAGGCCGAGTGGGGTCAGGCCGCCACCGCGACCTTCACCTCCGGCTTCACCCAGGGCACCGTGGGCTTCGGCGTCGACGCATTCGGCATGTACGCCGTGCGCCTGGACGGCGGCCGGGGCAAGAGCGGTGCCGCCGGCATCGACTTCTTCAAGCAGGGCGACAGCGGCGAGGCTGCCGACGACCTGGCCCGCGCCGGTGGCGCGGTGAAAGCCCGCTTCTCCAACACCGTGATCAAGTACGGCGACCAGATGCCGGCCCTGCCGGTACTCAGCTACGACAACTCCCGCCTGCTGCCGGAAAGCTTCACCGGCACCCTGATCACCTCCAAGGAGATCGAAGGCCTGGAACTGAACGTCGGCCGCTTCACCTCGGAAACCCGCAAGAGCGCCGAAGGGCGTGACAGCGGCGGCCTGAATCGCATCGACGTATTCGGCGGCAGCTACAAGTTCACCGACACCTTCAGCGGCTCGCTGTACGGCTACGAGAGCGAAGACGTCGCCCGCAAGCAGTACATGAACCTGAACTACGTCATCCCGATGGCCGACCGCGAGTCGCTGACCTTCGACTTCAACGGCTACCGCACCCGTGTGAACGAAGACTTCGCTGCCGACAACGGTATCGACGGCACCAAGAACACCATCTGGAGCCTGTCGGCCGCCTACAACATCGGCGCCCACACCTTCATGGTCGCGCACCAGCGCAACAACGGCGACTCGGGCTACCAGTACGGCTGGTACCAGAACCAGGGCGGCCTGGGCGACGGCGGCACCACCATCTGGCTGGCCAACTCCTACTGGTCGGACTTCAACGGCGAGGACGAGCGCTCCTGGCAGGGCAGCTACAGCCTGGACTTCTCCGAGTACGGTGTTCCGGGTCTGAGCTACACCGTGGCCTACGTCTACGGCGACAACATCAAGACCGACGAGACCAGCAACGGCAAAGAGCGCGAAATCTTCAACCAGCTCAAGTACGTGGTACCGAGCGGCCCGGCCAAGGACCTGTCGGTCAAACTGCGCGGTTCCTGGCTGCGCGTGTCGAACGACGCCCGCTCCTACAACGACGACGGCAACGAAGTCCGCGTCTTCGTCGAGTACCCGGTCAACATCTTCTGA